In one window of Azoarcus olearius DNA:
- a CDS encoding rhodanese-like domain-containing protein codes for MATLSELLDLARERATAMNLPYEGALTPAEAHQVWGLAPGARLVDVRTRAEWDWVGRVPNAVEIEWLSWPGSQPNPAFLNQLRQQVDPEALVMFMCRSGARSDAAARAAKSAGFTNCYNVLEGFEGDKDANGQRNRIGGWRHAGLPWHQG; via the coding sequence ATGGCCACCCTATCCGAACTGCTTGATCTCGCCCGCGAGCGGGCGACGGCGATGAACCTGCCGTATGAAGGCGCGCTGACGCCCGCCGAGGCGCACCAGGTCTGGGGGCTTGCCCCGGGTGCGCGTCTCGTCGACGTGCGTACCCGCGCCGAATGGGACTGGGTGGGCCGCGTGCCCAACGCGGTCGAGATCGAGTGGCTCAGCTGGCCTGGCAGCCAGCCCAATCCGGCCTTCCTCAACCAGCTTCGTCAACAGGTCGATCCGGAGGCGCTGGTGATGTTCATGTGCCGCAGCGGGGCGCGTTCCGATGCCGCGGCGCGGGCTGCCAAGTCGGCCGGGTTCACCAATTGCTACAACGTCCTCGAAGGCTTCGAGGGCGACAAGGACGCCAACGGCCAGCGCAACCGCATCGGCGGCTGGCGCCACGCCGGGCTGCCCTGGCACCAGGGCTGA
- the nadA gene encoding quinolinate synthase NadA, which produces MQVATISFDRFNALQDTEAQERIRAARARLGDRAVLLCHHYQRADVYQHADLTGDSLKLARLASQTDAEYIVFCGVHFMAEVADILSKPSQIAILPDLAAGCSMADMANLAKVERCWRELGEVLDTPDDLITPVTYINSAADLKAFCGEHGGIVCTSTNAPTILDWAFAQREKVLFFPDQHLGRWTGYKKGIPLEQMVVWDPDLEYGGLTPEQIRNAKVLLWKGHCSVHQMFQESHIRRWRMQHPDGLVISHPESSLEVCQNSDFVGSTEYIIKTIAAAPANTRWLVGTELNLVNRLAEEMKPEGKIVQFMAPTVCMCSTMQRIDPQHLAWTLENLAEGNVVNRIQVPAHEAELARVALDRMLAVS; this is translated from the coding sequence ATGCAAGTTGCCACCATCAGTTTCGACCGTTTCAATGCACTGCAGGACACCGAGGCGCAGGAGCGCATCCGTGCCGCGCGCGCCCGACTGGGTGATCGCGCCGTGCTGCTGTGCCACCACTACCAGCGCGCCGATGTCTATCAGCACGCCGACCTCACCGGCGACTCGCTGAAGCTCGCCCGGCTGGCCTCGCAGACTGATGCCGAGTACATCGTTTTCTGCGGCGTGCATTTCATGGCCGAGGTGGCGGACATCCTGTCCAAGCCCAGCCAGATCGCCATCCTGCCGGACCTCGCGGCCGGCTGTTCGATGGCCGACATGGCCAATCTCGCCAAGGTGGAGCGCTGCTGGCGCGAACTGGGCGAGGTGCTGGACACGCCGGACGACCTGATCACCCCGGTCACGTACATCAACTCGGCGGCCGATCTCAAGGCCTTCTGCGGTGAGCACGGCGGCATCGTGTGCACGTCCACCAACGCGCCCACCATCCTCGACTGGGCCTTTGCGCAGCGCGAGAAGGTGCTGTTCTTCCCCGACCAGCACCTGGGCCGCTGGACCGGCTACAAGAAGGGCATCCCGCTCGAGCAGATGGTGGTATGGGACCCTGATCTCGAATACGGCGGCCTCACCCCGGAGCAGATCCGCAACGCCAAGGTGCTGTTGTGGAAGGGCCACTGTTCGGTGCACCAGATGTTCCAGGAAAGCCACATCCGCCGCTGGCGCATGCAGCATCCGGACGGGCTGGTCATCTCGCATCCGGAGAGCAGCCTGGAGGTGTGCCAGAACTCCGACTTCGTCGGCTCCACCGAATACATCATCAAGACGATCGCGGCCGCGCCCGCCAATACCCGCTGGCTGGTGGGCACGGAACTGAACCTGGTGAACCGGCTGGCCGAGGAAATGAAACCGGAAGGCAAGATCGTCCAGTTCATGGCGCCCACCGTCTGCATGTGCTCCACCATGCAGCGCATCGATCCGCAACACCTCGCGTGGACGCTGGAAAACCTGGCCGAGGGCAACGTGGTGAACCGCATCCAGGTGCCGGCGCACGAGGCCGAACTCGCGCGCGTGGCGCTCGATCGTATGCTGGCGGTGTCCTGA
- a CDS encoding endonuclease/exonuclease/phosphatase family protein has product MGLRICTYNIHKGFSQFNRRMVVHDLRERLRSLDVDLVFLQEVQGLHLRHSRRHADWPAHPQYEFLAEDVWHQTAYGGNAVYDHGHHGNAILSRHAILSSDNQDVSDHRFERRGLLHCEVQLPGEDTVVHCVCVHLGLMAGSRRRQMEALAERMERLAPDGAPLIIAGDFNDWRNHADSVLCRRLGLVEAFGAGSVRPPRSFPSALPLFRLDRIYVRGFQVRRAEVHYGEPWSRISDHAALTADLELVH; this is encoded by the coding sequence ATGGGCTTGCGGATCTGCACCTACAACATCCACAAGGGCTTTTCGCAGTTCAACCGGCGCATGGTGGTGCACGACCTCCGCGAGCGCCTGCGCAGTCTCGACGTCGATCTCGTCTTTCTGCAGGAGGTGCAGGGCCTGCACCTGCGCCATTCGCGCCGCCACGCCGACTGGCCGGCGCACCCGCAGTACGAGTTTCTCGCCGAGGACGTGTGGCATCAGACCGCCTACGGCGGCAACGCGGTGTACGACCACGGCCACCACGGCAACGCCATCCTCAGCCGCCACGCCATCCTGTCGTCGGACAACCAGGACGTCTCCGACCACCGCTTCGAACGCCGCGGGCTGCTCCACTGCGAGGTGCAGCTGCCCGGGGAGGACACCGTGGTCCATTGCGTCTGTGTGCACCTCGGCCTGATGGCGGGCAGCCGCCGCCGTCAGATGGAGGCGCTGGCCGAGCGGATGGAGCGGCTCGCGCCCGACGGCGCGCCGTTGATCATCGCCGGCGACTTCAACGACTGGCGCAACCACGCCGATTCGGTGCTGTGCCGGCGGCTCGGCCTCGTGGAGGCCTTCGGCGCGGGCAGCGTGCGTCCGCCGCGCAGCTTTCCGAGCGCGCTGCCGCTGTTCCGGCTCGACCGCATCTATGTGCGCGGTTTCCAGGTCCGCCGCGCCGAAGTCCATTACGGCGAGCCCTGGTCGCGCATCTCGGATCACGCCGCGCTCACCGCCGACCTGGAGCTTGTGCATTGA
- the clsB gene encoding cardiolipin synthase ClsB has protein sequence MTVLVEGNAIALLENGLQYFPALEAEIDSARHEIFLETYIFSRDVVGRRIAAALVRAAARGVRVRVLVDGFGGREFVRDLMPGLLADGVEVLIFRRELRLTSLRRHRLRRMHRKIALIDARVAFVGGINITDDFELSGPPHPRYDYAVRVEGPLLAEIAEAVHRLWRLVSWASLQRRLQEAMRLPRRGPPAGGLRAAFLVRDNLRHRRDIEDAYLAAIGRAREEIVIANAYFFPGRQFRQALLEAAARGVRVTLVLQGLADHPVLAHATRALYPHFLQRGIRLFEYHRSYLHAKVAVVDRRWATVGSSNIDPFSLWLAREANVVVEDAGFAGSLHRSLESAVQEGARELHREDWRRQRTLRRVASWLAYQAVRLAIGIAGYGGRH, from the coding sequence TTGACGGTGCTGGTCGAAGGCAACGCGATCGCGCTGCTGGAGAACGGTCTGCAGTACTTCCCGGCGCTGGAAGCGGAGATCGACAGCGCCCGGCACGAGATCTTCCTCGAAACCTACATCTTCAGCCGTGACGTGGTCGGGCGCCGCATTGCCGCGGCGCTGGTGCGTGCAGCCGCGCGCGGCGTGCGCGTGCGGGTGCTGGTCGATGGCTTCGGCGGGCGCGAGTTCGTTCGCGACCTGATGCCGGGGCTGCTCGCCGACGGCGTCGAGGTGCTGATCTTCCGCCGCGAACTGCGGCTCACCTCGCTGCGGCGCCATCGGCTGCGGCGCATGCACCGCAAGATCGCGTTGATCGACGCGCGCGTGGCCTTCGTCGGCGGCATCAACATCACCGACGACTTCGAACTGTCCGGCCCGCCGCATCCCCGCTACGACTACGCCGTGCGGGTGGAGGGGCCGCTGCTCGCGGAGATCGCCGAGGCGGTGCACCGCCTGTGGCGGCTGGTGTCGTGGGCCAGCCTGCAGCGCCGGCTGCAGGAGGCGATGCGCCTGCCGCGGCGCGGTCCACCGGCGGGCGGGCTGCGCGCGGCGTTTCTGGTGCGCGACAACCTGCGTCACCGGCGCGACATCGAGGACGCCTACCTTGCCGCGATCGGGCGGGCACGCGAGGAGATCGTGATCGCCAACGCGTACTTCTTCCCCGGGCGGCAGTTCCGCCAGGCCCTGCTGGAGGCCGCCGCGCGCGGGGTGCGGGTCACGCTGGTGCTGCAGGGGCTGGCCGACCACCCGGTGCTCGCTCACGCCACGCGTGCGCTCTATCCGCACTTCCTGCAGCGCGGCATCCGCCTTTTCGAGTACCACCGCAGCTATCTGCACGCCAAGGTGGCCGTGGTGGACCGGCGCTGGGCCACGGTGGGGTCGAGCAACATCGACCCGTTCAGCCTGTGGCTGGCGCGCGAGGCCAACGTGGTGGTGGAAGATGCGGGCTTCGCCGGATCGCTGCACCGCAGTCTGGAGTCCGCAGTGCAGGAGGGCGCGCGCGAACTGCATCGCGAAGACTGGCGGCGCCAGCGGACCTTGCGGCGGGTTGCGAGCTGGCTGGCCTACCAGGCCGTACGCCTCGCGATCGGCATCGCGGGCTACGGCGGGCGGCACTGA
- a CDS encoding CoA-binding protein, producing the protein MPATPQGQFIDDIAGLRRVLQQTRSIAVVGLSANWNRPSYFAAKYMQTRGYRIIPVNPAYEEVLGEKCYPSLRAIPEPVDMVDVFRRAEEVPAIVDDAIAIGARTLWLQLGVIHPEAAAKAQAGGLDVVMDRCVKIEFARLFGGLNWVGVNTGVISAKRAGRSLPRPGA; encoded by the coding sequence ATGCCAGCCACCCCGCAAGGACAGTTCATCGACGACATCGCCGGCCTGCGCCGCGTTCTGCAGCAGACCCGCAGCATCGCCGTGGTGGGCCTGTCGGCCAACTGGAACCGGCCGAGCTACTTTGCCGCCAAGTACATGCAGACCCGCGGCTACCGCATCATTCCGGTCAATCCCGCCTACGAGGAGGTGCTGGGCGAGAAGTGCTACCCCAGCCTGCGCGCGATTCCGGAGCCAGTCGACATGGTCGATGTGTTTCGCCGCGCCGAGGAAGTGCCGGCGATCGTCGATGACGCGATCGCGATCGGCGCCCGCACGCTCTGGCTGCAGCTGGGTGTCATCCACCCCGAAGCCGCAGCGAAGGCGCAGGCGGGCGGGCTGGATGTGGTGATGGACCGCTGCGTGAAGATCGAATTCGCCCGCCTCTTTGGCGGGCTCAACTGGGTGGGCGTCAATACCGGCGTGATTTCGGCCAAGCGTGCCGGACGCAGCCTGCCGCGACCGGGCGCCTGA
- the gluQRS gene encoding tRNA glutamyl-Q(34) synthetase GluQRS: MRRQPGARSTRAPPSAGRLPMTAADTAPVPRPVPPAPARHVGRFAPSPTGPLHFGSLVAAAASWLEAQAHDGRWLLRIEDVDAPRCVPGAAADILATLDRFGFRWDGEVVYQSTRTAAYEAALEHLRSSGYAFPCGCTRAELAAAPLARDGSRRYPGTCRNGLAPGRGARAWRVRAEGVVRFEDGVQGWQEEDLARDCGDYVVRRADGLFAYQLAVVVDDAAAGVTHVVRGADLLDSTARQTHLHRLLGSAAPAHAHVPVATNAAGEKLSKQTHALALDPAAPAPALLAALAFLGQNPPPELARATPAEVWAWARMHWRLAGVPRQRHAPAPA, translated from the coding sequence ATGCGGCGCCAACCCGGCGCCCGCAGCACGCGGGCCCCGCCGTCCGCTGGCCGCCTGCCGATGACCGCCGCCGATACCGCTCCCGTCCCGCGTCCCGTTCCGCCGGCGCCCGCGCGCCATGTCGGCCGCTTTGCGCCCTCCCCCACCGGCCCCCTGCATTTCGGCTCGCTCGTTGCCGCTGCCGCGAGCTGGCTGGAGGCCCAGGCCCACGACGGGCGCTGGCTGCTGCGCATCGAGGATGTGGACGCGCCGCGCTGTGTGCCTGGCGCAGCCGCGGACATCCTCGCCACGCTCGACCGTTTCGGCTTCCGGTGGGACGGGGAGGTGGTGTACCAGAGTACGCGCACCGCAGCCTACGAAGCGGCGCTCGAACACCTGCGCAGCAGCGGGTACGCCTTTCCCTGCGGTTGCACGCGCGCCGAACTCGCCGCCGCACCGCTTGCCCGCGACGGCTCGCGCCGCTACCCGGGCACCTGCCGCAACGGCCTCGCCCCAGGGCGCGGCGCGCGCGCCTGGCGGGTGCGGGCGGAAGGCGTGGTGCGCTTCGAAGACGGCGTACAGGGCTGGCAGGAGGAGGATCTCGCACGCGACTGCGGCGACTATGTGGTGCGGCGCGCAGACGGGTTGTTCGCCTACCAGCTCGCGGTCGTGGTGGACGATGCCGCAGCCGGCGTCACCCACGTCGTGCGCGGTGCCGACCTGCTCGATTCCACCGCGCGCCAGACCCATCTCCACCGCCTGCTGGGCAGTGCGGCGCCGGCGCATGCCCATGTGCCCGTGGCCACCAACGCCGCCGGCGAGAAGCTGTCGAAGCAGACCCACGCGCTCGCGCTCGATCCCGCCGCTCCGGCGCCCGCGCTGCTGGCGGCGCTGGCCTTTCTCGGCCAGAATCCCCCGCCAGAACTCGCGCGCGCCACGCCGGCGGAGGTATGGGCATGGGCGCGCATGCACTGGCGCCTTGCCGGCGTGCCCCGCCAGCGCCACGCGCCGGCTCCAGCCTGA
- a CDS encoding ArnT family glycosyltransferase, with protein MRLDSRSVLACYLLLAVAYVGGLMVPLMNNDSAHHAGIALHMHLSGDYLSLVTQGENYLDKPHLLFWLAALGFKVFGVNTFAYKLPSLLFSVLAVYSTARLAALLYSPAAGRLAGLVLASALAFVLANNDVRMDALLTGAIAFSIWQLAEFVARPRWRNLALAALGLALGFSTKGMIGVAMPLIAVFLHLLYRRDWQRLFDPRWLVLGVLTLLLASPVLYAYHHQFGADGVRFILWSQNFERLAGERFGNAGAQDPLFFVHTFLWAFLPWSLLALAALWAHGRRVVAARLRPQAGGELLTLGTLVVLFAIISASRFKLPHYLNILLPLFAVQLAGWLAPRLDAEAGRGLRVAQWVAGALLVTIALALNGWVFPLTSPVVVLGAAALATAGAVLAFRRRGVARVVVATVAVAAVFNFLLNFNFYPRLLGYQAGNQLAAAARELALPVDQIAYLDGYGRANSFDFYTARLTPSVPLAQLQRGEGPRYLYTSAGGRDALTAAGVRYEVLASNPDFRITRLNAQFLDPARRPKTLTEHVLLKVGE; from the coding sequence GTGCGACTCGATTCCCGATCCGTTCTTGCCTGCTACCTGCTGCTCGCCGTCGCCTACGTCGGCGGTCTGATGGTGCCGCTGATGAACAACGACTCCGCGCACCACGCGGGGATTGCGCTCCACATGCATCTGAGCGGCGACTATCTCAGCCTGGTGACTCAGGGCGAGAACTACCTCGACAAGCCTCACCTGCTGTTCTGGCTGGCGGCGCTCGGCTTCAAGGTGTTCGGCGTCAATACCTTCGCCTACAAGCTGCCTTCGCTGCTGTTTTCGGTGCTGGCGGTGTATTCGACCGCGCGCCTGGCTGCGCTGTTGTATTCCCCCGCGGCCGGACGCCTGGCAGGCCTGGTGCTGGCCAGCGCGCTCGCTTTCGTCCTGGCCAACAACGACGTCCGCATGGACGCGCTGCTGACCGGTGCGATCGCGTTCTCGATCTGGCAACTCGCGGAATTCGTCGCCCGCCCGCGCTGGCGCAATCTGGCGCTCGCGGCGCTCGGCCTCGCGCTCGGCTTTTCCACCAAAGGCATGATCGGCGTGGCGATGCCCTTGATCGCGGTCTTCCTGCACCTGCTCTATCGGCGCGACTGGCAGCGCCTGTTCGACCCGCGCTGGCTGGTGCTGGGAGTGCTGACCCTGCTGCTGGCGTCGCCGGTGCTCTACGCCTATCACCACCAGTTCGGTGCCGACGGGGTGCGCTTCATCCTGTGGTCGCAGAACTTCGAGCGTCTGGCCGGCGAGCGTTTCGGCAACGCCGGCGCGCAGGATCCGCTGTTCTTCGTCCACACCTTCCTGTGGGCCTTCCTGCCGTGGTCCCTGCTCGCGCTCGCGGCGTTGTGGGCGCACGGGCGGCGGGTGGTGGCCGCGCGGCTGCGGCCGCAGGCGGGGGGCGAGCTGCTCACGCTCGGCACGCTGGTGGTGCTGTTCGCGATCATTTCGGCGTCGCGCTTCAAGCTGCCGCACTATCTCAACATCCTGCTGCCCTTGTTCGCCGTGCAACTCGCGGGCTGGCTGGCGCCGCGGCTTGACGCCGAGGCCGGCCGCGGGCTGCGCGTCGCACAGTGGGTGGCCGGGGCGCTGCTGGTGACGATCGCACTGGCGTTGAATGGGTGGGTCTTCCCGCTGACGTCGCCAGTCGTCGTGCTCGGCGCCGCGGCACTGGCGACGGCGGGCGCGGTGCTGGCGTTCCGGCGCCGTGGGGTTGCCCGGGTCGTGGTGGCGACGGTGGCGGTCGCCGCGGTGTTCAATTTCCTGCTCAACTTCAACTTCTACCCGCGCCTGCTGGGCTATCAGGCGGGAAACCAGCTGGCTGCCGCAGCGCGCGAGCTGGCGCTTCCGGTCGATCAGATCGCCTACCTGGATGGCTACGGCCGCGCCAACAGCTTCGATTTCTACACCGCGCGGCTGACGCCGTCGGTGCCGCTTGCGCAGCTGCAGCGCGGTGAGGGCCCGCGCTATCTCTACACCTCGGCGGGCGGGCGCGACGCCCTGACCGCAGCCGGGGTGCGGTATGAAGTGCTGGCGAGCAACCCCGATTTCCGCATCACCCGCCTCAACGCGCAGTTCCTCGATCCCGCCCGCCGGCCCAAGACCTTGACCGAACATGTGCTGTTGAAGGTGGGCGAATGA
- a CDS encoding sialidase family protein → MISVRRFGFIAIAALTAWAALPGFNPAPAPRFVAPPAAATAASPGASPLFASAIVNLPDPPRVHAASVAVLPDGRLFATWFGGEREGGTEVKVYAATRNPGEAGWGRQHAIATPEQTSADVGRLVRKMGNPVAFVTPHGELWVVYVSVTLGGWATSHLNLLRSPDLGATWLPARRLAATPFFNLSTLVKGFPVFFDNGDVGLPVYHEMAGKFAELLVLSDEGEVRRKVRMDHGRRSLQPVVLVEDEQRAVALMRYGGEHGPFRAWRSETADGGRSWSAVEPTTLANPNSALAALRLDDGRLLAVANDTEDERLRLSLLVSEDGGRNWRSIHRFEDKQDFAGHEAGGEVFRARLEADVADLGPGPAAADLVRVAERNLCRNQGACGWQYDYPYLVRAADGDFHLVYTWNRSFVRHIQFNRAWLEGKL, encoded by the coding sequence ATGATCAGCGTTCGCCGCTTCGGCTTCATTGCGATTGCAGCGCTCACCGCGTGGGCCGCGCTGCCCGGCTTCAACCCGGCGCCGGCTCCGCGCTTCGTGGCCCCGCCCGCGGCCGCGACGGCTGCTTCCCCGGGGGCGTCGCCGCTGTTTGCCAGCGCAATCGTCAATCTGCCCGACCCGCCGCGCGTGCATGCGGCGTCGGTGGCGGTGCTCCCCGATGGCCGGCTGTTCGCCACATGGTTCGGCGGGGAGCGCGAAGGCGGCACCGAGGTGAAGGTCTATGCCGCCACCCGCAACCCGGGCGAGGCCGGCTGGGGGCGCCAGCACGCCATCGCCACGCCGGAACAGACCTCGGCCGATGTCGGGCGCCTGGTCCGCAAGATGGGCAACCCGGTGGCCTTCGTCACGCCGCACGGCGAGTTGTGGGTGGTGTACGTCAGCGTCACGCTCGGCGGCTGGGCCACCAGCCACCTCAACCTGCTGCGCTCGCCCGATCTCGGCGCAACCTGGCTGCCGGCGCGCCGGCTTGCCGCCACGCCCTTCTTCAACCTCAGCACGCTGGTGAAGGGCTTTCCGGTGTTCTTCGACAACGGCGATGTCGGGCTGCCGGTGTATCACGAGATGGCGGGCAAGTTTGCCGAATTGCTGGTGTTGTCGGATGAAGGCGAGGTGCGGCGCAAGGTGCGCATGGACCACGGCCGGCGCTCCCTGCAGCCGGTGGTGCTGGTGGAGGACGAGCAGCGTGCGGTGGCCTTGATGCGCTATGGCGGTGAGCACGGGCCGTTCCGCGCCTGGCGCAGCGAAACCGCCGACGGCGGGCGAAGCTGGTCGGCAGTGGAGCCGACCACGCTCGCCAATCCCAACTCCGCCCTGGCTGCGCTACGCCTGGATGATGGACGCCTGCTCGCGGTTGCCAACGACACCGAGGACGAACGGCTGCGCCTGTCCCTGCTGGTGAGCGAGGACGGCGGCCGCAACTGGCGGTCGATCCACCGCTTCGAGGACAAGCAGGATTTCGCCGGCCACGAAGCCGGGGGCGAGGTCTTCCGCGCCCGGTTGGAAGCCGACGTGGCCGACCTGGGGCCCGGGCCGGCGGCCGCCGACCTCGTGCGCGTGGCCGAGCGCAACCTGTGCCGCAACCAGGGCGCCTGCGGCTGGCAGTACGACTATCCCTACCTCGTCCGCGCCGCCGACGGCGACTTCCATCTCGTCTACACCTGGAACCGTTCCTTCGTGCGCCACATTCAGTTCAATCGTGCCTGGCTGGAGGGCAAGCTGTGA
- a CDS encoding ChbG/HpnK family deacetylase, with amino-acid sequence MTAFFDFHPVVVCADDYGIAAGVSTAIAQLIEAGRLSATSCMSTLPDWRRAAPELRAVVARQAADVGLHLTLTDHHAATPARGLADHGRLPPLGRVLRQSLAGGLPRAAVRDELRAQLDAFEDAWGAPPDYIDGHQHVHLFAGVREAVVDEVARRYPLGRVWVRDCVEAPARCVRRGVATPKALFLASLGRPLRRLLRTAGIPANDGFSGLHDFASPQPFGAKMRRFLALPGPRPLVHVHPGRVDAELRACDSLTTPREAELAYLASAAFPADLAEAGLRIARYAEFAAMESSANSPPSASSGSIR; translated from the coding sequence ATGACAGCGTTTTTTGATTTTCACCCGGTCGTCGTGTGTGCCGACGACTACGGCATCGCGGCGGGCGTCAGCACCGCCATCGCGCAACTGATCGAAGCCGGGCGGCTATCGGCCACAAGTTGCATGAGCACGCTGCCCGACTGGCGCCGCGCCGCGCCCGAATTGCGCGCGGTCGTGGCACGCCAGGCGGCCGATGTCGGCCTTCACCTCACGCTCACCGACCATCACGCGGCCACGCCGGCACGCGGACTGGCCGACCACGGCCGCCTGCCGCCGCTCGGCCGGGTGCTGCGCCAGTCGCTTGCGGGCGGACTGCCGCGCGCCGCGGTGCGCGACGAGTTACGCGCCCAGCTCGATGCGTTCGAGGATGCGTGGGGCGCACCGCCGGACTACATCGACGGCCACCAGCACGTGCATCTGTTTGCCGGTGTGCGCGAGGCCGTGGTGGATGAGGTGGCGCGCCGCTACCCGCTTGGCCGGGTCTGGGTGCGCGACTGCGTGGAAGCGCCCGCACGCTGCGTGCGGCGCGGGGTGGCCACCCCGAAGGCGCTGTTTCTCGCCAGCCTGGGACGGCCGTTGCGGCGCCTGCTGCGCACCGCAGGCATTCCGGCCAACGACGGCTTTTCGGGGCTGCACGACTTCGCCTCGCCCCAGCCCTTCGGCGCCAAGATGCGCCGCTTTCTGGCGTTGCCGGGGCCGCGCCCGCTGGTCCATGTGCACCCCGGCCGGGTCGATGCCGAGCTGCGCGCGTGCGACAGTCTGACGACGCCGCGCGAGGCGGAACTCGCCTACCTCGCGTCGGCGGCGTTCCCGGCCGACCTGGCGGAAGCCGGCCTGCGCATCGCGCGGTACGCCGAATTCGCCGCGATGGAGAGCAGCGCCAATAGCCCGCCGAGCGCCAGCAGCGGGTCGATCAGGTAG
- a CDS encoding glycosyltransferase family 2 protein, with the protein MSRPDLHLALAQPAAVEPAPARGRIAVLSIVIPLYNESGSLGLLHQRLGTVLDTLGLSVERRELVFVDDGSRDTTFAEVAMLRAVDPCVRAIRFARNFGKEAAMAAGLRAATGDVVILMDGDLQHPPELIPEMVRRWQQGADMVTAVRRSRDTDPWLRRQLSQAFYGLFKRVSEVALAEGGGDFRLFDRKVVAAINSLPERTRFMKGITSWVGFRQVEVDFDPEERAAGASAWSMLRLLRYAVDGLSTFSTLPLRVWSLVGMAMAAISGLYGTWLVVRTAIWGIDVPGYASIMVAVLFLSGIQLISLGVLGEYVGRIFTEVKARPLFLVAERIGFDEPAERG; encoded by the coding sequence GTGTCCCGTCCCGATCTTCACCTGGCGCTGGCCCAGCCGGCCGCCGTCGAACCCGCTCCCGCGCGCGGGCGTATCGCGGTGCTGTCCATCGTCATTCCCTTGTATAACGAAAGTGGGTCGCTGGGCTTGCTCCACCAGCGCCTGGGCACAGTGCTCGACACGCTGGGCCTGAGCGTGGAACGGCGCGAACTGGTGTTCGTCGACGACGGCAGCCGCGACACGACGTTTGCCGAGGTCGCGATGCTGCGGGCGGTCGATCCCTGCGTGCGTGCGATCCGCTTCGCGCGCAACTTCGGCAAGGAGGCGGCGATGGCCGCGGGCCTGCGCGCGGCGACCGGCGACGTCGTGATCCTGATGGACGGCGACCTCCAGCACCCGCCGGAGCTGATCCCGGAGATGGTGCGGCGGTGGCAGCAGGGGGCCGACATGGTCACCGCGGTCCGCCGCTCGCGCGATACCGATCCCTGGCTGCGGCGCCAGCTGTCGCAGGCGTTCTACGGCCTGTTCAAGCGTGTGTCCGAGGTGGCGCTGGCCGAGGGCGGTGGCGACTTCCGTCTGTTCGACCGCAAGGTGGTAGCGGCAATCAACAGCCTGCCCGAGCGCACGCGCTTCATGAAAGGCATCACGAGCTGGGTCGGCTTCCGGCAGGTCGAGGTCGATTTCGACCCCGAGGAGCGCGCCGCGGGTGCGTCCGCGTGGTCGATGCTGCGGCTGCTGCGCTATGCGGTCGATGGCCTGTCGACCTTCAGCACGCTGCCGCTGCGTGTGTGGTCGCTGGTGGGCATGGCGATGGCCGCGATTTCCGGCCTTTACGGCACCTGGCTGGTCGTCCGCACCGCGATCTGGGGCATCGACGTGCCGGGCTACGCCTCGATCATGGTCGCGGTGCTGTTCCTGTCCGGCATCCAGCTGATCAGCCTCGGCGTGCTCGGCGAGTACGTCGGGCGCATCTTCACCGAGGTCAAGGCGCGGCCGCTGTTCCTGGTGGCGGAGCGCATCGGTTTCGACGAGCCGGCAGAGCGCGGGTGA